The DNA window CCACCGACACCGGTAGATCCAGTTTTGCCGACTCTGTATCAGGCCCCTGGCGGTACTCGACTGCGACCGTCAAAAGCTCGGTCGTAGTGACGATCATCGGCTCACGCTTTCGATACTTGCGTGGCTCAGCGGGTTTGCTCGACTCCGGCAACGCCTGCCCCGTCGGCACCACTTCCAGCAGCGCGGTGAACGCCGTGCCCGGGGCGATGACTTCGTGATCGTCGCGACCGGCCCATTCGCCCCAGCTCCGCGGGCCGTTCTCGTACCCGATCACACGGTAGCCGGCGGCGGCGGCGGGATTGACTTCCACCATCAGCCGAAGGTCGCGCACCAGCGGCACGATACCCGGCGCGAACGGCACGGTCGGCTCATTGTCACCCGGCAACCCCTTCTTCGGCATCGCGGGCTGATCGCTCGTCCGCACCGCCACCCGGACCAGCAAATGGCCGCTGTTCCAGGGGCAGACGGCGGTTTCGATCGTGGCCGAAACCGCTTCGGACGATTCCTGCACTGGACCGTCATACTTCAATGCGTTGACCAGTTCGTCCGCCCGCACGCTCTGCGGCGACGGCAGCCGACCCGCCGACAGCGACGATTGAACCACCGCCAGCGAACCCTTGCCCTGGATGTGCGGGTAGCTCGGCGTCGGGGGGACAATCGCGAGCGGGAAGTCCGACGGCACGACGAACGCGGGCTCATAGAACCCGGTCTGCCGCGAGATGATCGCCGGCCAGGGCATGCCGCCGGCCGACGTCTTCAGGATCGGCCAGTCGCTGGCGTCGGTGCCATCGGAGGGCGCGGCGACTTTGCCGCCCGTCGCCGACGGCGCGTTGGACATCATCAGGCCGTTAAGGATGCCGGGCGTGGCCGGCGTCGAAACGTCGCCGCCGTTGCCCGCACCCGCTCCACCGCCGCCGGCCGGCTGCAATCGGTTCTCTTTGAAGATCTGCGGAAGAATGCTGGCCATCACCGTCGCGACGATGAGGGTGCTGGCGGCGACACTGCCCCACAGGCCCCAGTTCCGCCGAAGCGGGATGGGCTCGGGTTGCGGGGCGTCAGCTTCCGCCAGGTGTGCCAGTTGACGCTCGATGCTTGCGATATGAATCGCCGTCAGCCCGACGTCGGGCTCTGTCTTGAAGGCGTCCGACAACCAGGACGCCGTCCGGCGGACGTCATCCACCGACGCCTGCGCGGAAGGGTGGGCGGCGAGCAAACGCTCGGCGGCTGCGGCATCCGCGCCTTCGAGCTCACCCAGCGCGTAAGCCGTCAGCAGGGCATCGTCGGTCGGGTCGAAGTTGTTCGGGTCGGTAGCCACGAGTTGTTGACACTCAGTTCTTAGTAGTCACGAGTCAGTCGAACGTCTACTGGCTTTCTCTCACATCCAGATGTTCTCTCAGCGACTTGATCGCCGTGTGAAGGATGAATCCGACGTTCGTCGCCGTGAGATTCATCACTTTTCCGATTTCCTTATAGCTCATTCCGTGCTGGAACTTGAGCCTCACGATCTCCTGCTGCCGTGGCGGAAGGTTCTGGATCACTTCCGTCACCCGGCCGAAGGAATCCTCCCGCTCGGCGGCGTCCGTCGGCGATTCGTACGTCGCCGCGAACGAATCCTGCTGCTCGTCGGTGATAAGCCTCATGCGGCGTTCTTTCCGCTTGACGTCAATCGCCAGGTTGCGGCACACCGTGTACAGCCACTCGACCACGTGCCCTTCGATCGCGTCCTGATCCTGATCGCAAAGCCTGAGAAAAGCCTCCTGGACCAGATCACGGGCACGTTCAAGATCGCCGGCGAGCAGGTGGACCGCATACTGCGTTAGCGGGCGTTCATGAAGTGCGACGGCGCTTCGGACCCATTCGACCCGACGATCGCTCTCGCGGGCGACGCCTCGAGCCGACATCCGGGATTGCGCCGATCGCGGCTGTGAAGACGGCGACGATCGCATGCTCGACCGGCCAATTTCGGAAGCAGCCCGGACTGCGCCCCCTTTCGACGCAGCCGGACCGTTCCGTTGTTCTGTCTCGTCACCGGCCGACTCGCCGATAACCATCTCGCCGCCGCCCCCCGCTCCACGAAGTGACCCGGCAACACCGGATGCCGGGGATAGCGAACTGCGCTCGGCGTCTGCGCCAAGAGCACCGGCGTCGGCGCGTTCTATGCGCCGTGGCGTGATCCCGCTGGGATCGATCGGGCCCATCCAAGCTCCGGACAACGCCACCTCGAGTCTTGTTCCGCCTTCGAACGCCTGTCGCCGAAGTACCTGACGGACAACCGAGACCCGTATTAGGGACGAACCAGAAATCTTAACCTTTCGCGGACGAGAGTCAGTCGAAATAGCCGGATTGCGTATTTTTGCCCAAATCATGCGGTAAGAAAACATGCCCACCGCGCCGCGGTGGGACCCACGGCAGCGCCGCGGGCCGCGTCAAGGGTGGGCTCCGTCTTAAGTGGTGGGTTCCGTCGTCAGTGGCGGGATCACAGATCGGTGCGCGACGGTCTGTTCGATCCCGAAGTGCGGCCTTTGTTGCAAATCTGTTGAACCGCGTCTTTTGCGTCGCGACGCGCGACCTCTATAATCACCCGTCACGGCGGCAAGCGTGTGCGCCGTTCCACGGATAGAAAGAGGTTGCAAACGTGTCCACTGCCGCGCCCGTACCCGCCGCCGAGGCGATCTCCGCCGACGCCAATATCCGACATTTCCTGCTCCGAAGGCTGCATTCCCT is part of the Humisphaera borealis genome and encodes:
- a CDS encoding YfbK domain-containing protein, producing the protein MATDPNNFDPTDDALLTAYALGELEGADAAAAERLLAAHPSAQASVDDVRRTASWLSDAFKTEPDVGLTAIHIASIERQLAHLAEADAPQPEPIPLRRNWGLWGSVAASTLIVATVMASILPQIFKENRLQPAGGGGAGAGNGGDVSTPATPGILNGLMMSNAPSATGGKVAAPSDGTDASDWPILKTSAGGMPWPAIISRQTGFYEPAFVVPSDFPLAIVPPTPSYPHIQGKGSLAVVQSSLSAGRLPSPQSVRADELVNALKYDGPVQESSEAVSATIETAVCPWNSGHLLVRVAVRTSDQPAMPKKGLPGDNEPTVPFAPGIVPLVRDLRLMVEVNPAAAAGYRVIGYENGPRSWGEWAGRDDHEVIAPGTAFTALLEVVPTGQALPESSKPAEPRKYRKREPMIVTTTELLTVAVEYRQGPDTESAKLDLPVSVEAQAIELASPDFRAAAGAAALGLSLRRADPSNDPLLETSIKLLADVTATAPAADRQNLLELARKIKGMGQPAKE
- a CDS encoding RNA polymerase sigma factor — protein: MSARGVARESDRRVEWVRSAVALHERPLTQYAVHLLAGDLERARDLVQEAFLRLCDQDQDAIEGHVVEWLYTVCRNLAIDVKRKERRMRLITDEQQDSFAATYESPTDAAEREDSFGRVTEVIQNLPPRQQEIVRLKFQHGMSYKEIGKVMNLTATNVGFILHTAIKSLREHLDVRESQ